A region from the Rhinoderma darwinii isolate aRhiDar2 chromosome 2, aRhiDar2.hap1, whole genome shotgun sequence genome encodes:
- the LOC142741616 gene encoding uncharacterized protein LOC142741616: protein MLSPGLAVLPCLWAAWTFIGIITTYTMTMAEGHYETPLMSISDTGAKIPESIVLMIVTTLSNLLKVAIMYVMYRLIEIRAAERQICGAIFRKLLLALGWTACVGNLIAIYLQESCVRNYIGFAAMLCTGLYSICLAGPLYTASRNVRCVRCTKAALSVLMFLAFLSKLACKMAMYALCTSDHCIQSAKTSLTILEWLVLFSSCISQILLYRDFQVLTIKFRKSLKEDWIILRDDLEETSPSKEEKEPDPEKMGP from the exons ATGTTGAGCCCAGGCTTGGCTGTTCTGCCATGTCTCTGGGCAGCGTGGACCTTCATCGGTATTATTACCACTTACACCATGACTATGGCTGAAGGTCATTATGAGACACCATTGATGAGCATCAG CGACACTGGGGCGAAGATCCCAGAGTCCATAGTGCTGATGATAGTGACCACCCTCTCTAACCTACTAA AAGTCGCCATCATGTACGTAATGTACAGACTCATAGAGATCAGAGCGGCTGAGAGACAAATCTGTGGTGCCATCTTCCGGAAACTGCTGCTGGCGCTCGGATGGACGGCCTGTGTGGGGAACTTGATAGCCATATAtttacag GAATCCTGTGTGAGAAATTATATTGGCTTTGCAGCAATGTTATGTACCGGACTCTACAGTATCTGCCTGGCAGGACCTCTGTACACGGCATCCAGGAACGTCCGCTGTGTACGCTGTACGAAAGCTGCCCTGTCCGTACTGATGTTTCTGGCCTTCCTGAGCA AGTTGGCATGTAAAATGGCTATGTATGCCCTCTGTACCAGCGATCACTGTATACAG tcTGCAAAAACGTCCCTAACAATCCTGGAATGGCTGGTGTTATTCAGCTCCTGTATAAGTCAAATCCTGCTGTATCGGGATTTCCAG GTTCTAACAATAAAATTCAGGAAGAGCCTAAAGGAGGACTGGATAATCCTGAGGGACGACCTGGAGGAAACATCACCCAGCAAGGAAGAAAAGGAGCCAGACCCTGAGAAAATGGGGCCCTAG